GTGTTAGCTTTTATTGACTTGTTAGTTTAGCAAGCTAAAAATATCCTACCTGCAATACTCTTTTATCTTATCTGCATATTCAGTCGAAAGATTCTTTGAATAAATTTTTTCATTTTTTGAATTTCTGACTTCTTTCCAAAGAATAGAGGCTACTTTTAATTTGTTCGAATATTTGCAACTATTTTTGTCTGCACAGAAATCCTTTAAAAATTGGTTCCATTGACAAACTGAATTATCATACTTCGCATAATTTGATTTTCCATAATAAACTTTTAGCATATCTTGAATTGTAAAACTCAAATCATTTTCTCTTTTTACTTTTCTCCAAGCAGTAGCCATATCAGCAGTAAATTTAAATGGCGAAACATCTGTTAAAATTGAGAAATACTCTCTGAAATGTGTGTTAAAGGAGAACCCGCATTCAAGTAATGGAGTATCTAAGGTAATAGTTTCTACTTGTTTCTTTTCATTTTTTATTGATGACTTTTTAATCAAATCACCCTTAAAGTACTGCTCAATAATATAATTGAGTTCCTGTTTTGTACCTCTGTATTCTAATCCTAATGACTTGCATATCCGTGAAAGTTCTTCACGATACCAATAGTATTTATTAAACTCATCAAACGATGTAATTTTGTCAAACTCAGGTCTACTTTCTATCAATATTCTATCTCCTAAAACCAATTTGCTTTTTCATCTCTAAATAATGGTGTTTCACTCTCTTTGTAAGGATTGTAGTTGTTACAATTACAACCAAACTCTTTCAATGCTTTTATCTTATTATCGGCTGTCCAAACAATCAAAGAGATACCGTCAAATTCTTCAACTTTCCCCTCATTCATTTTATTTTTGAAGTGCCATTCTACAATAGTTTGATTATCCTTATGAAAAAATTGCTTTATATCCCACGCAAGAACTTTTCCTCTTGTATTCCACTCATTAAACCAGTGCTTTACTGTTTGCCGATTTTCATACTTAGGACACCAACTCTCAATATAAATCACATCATCTGAAAAAATATCATCTATTCCTAAGTCTTTTTGTGTAAGCCACATATCAAACCATAAACGAATGATTTTCTCTCTTTCATCCATGAATTTAAACACCTCCAAAATCAAATACTTTTTAATATTATACCATTTTTTCACTCAATTTTATGGGTCTAACTCGTTCCTCTTTACCTGTGTTAGTCCTCTGTTTTCTTGTAGTAATTTCTCTATACAGCTTCTAACACTTTCAGCTTGTTTAACTTCCTCTCGTATTTCTAATATTTGATTGTATAGGCTCTTTTTCTCTTTCTTCAAAGTGCTAGCCTCTGATTTCCACTTGGATATATTTAAGGTCTTACTTTCACCTAAATGCTCTTTCAGATATTTCTTGGCACTCTCAATCAGTTTCAAGAATTCACCCCGACTCAGCAGGGCCTCCAGTTCCGGCTCATGCTCGTCCCACCAGTTCCGCCAACTTTCCGGTGTTTCCCGGCCTTCGACCAGGTCCAGGAGCTTTGCTGTCAGGTTTTTTTTGTCCATAAGATCTTCCTCCGTTCCAGAGGGCGTGGGAATCCCATCAATCCCACCAGAGATACCAGACAGTGGACTGCCGCAGCACATCCGCCAGCGCGCCCACAG
The Negativicoccus succinicivorans DNA segment above includes these coding regions:
- a CDS encoding SAP domain-containing protein; translated protein: MIESRPEFDKITSFDEFNKYYWYREELSRICKSLGLEYRGTKQELNYIIEQYFKGDLIKKSSIKNEKKQVETITLDTPLLECGFSFNTHFREYFSILTDVSPFKFTADMATAWRKVKRENDLSFTIQDMLKVYYGKSNYAKYDNSVCQWNQFLKDFCADKNSCKYSNKLKVASILWKEVRNSKNEKIYSKNLSTEYADKIKEYCR
- a CDS encoding nuclear transport factor 2 family protein, coding for MDEREKIIRLWFDMWLTQKDLGIDDIFSDDVIYIESWCPKYENRQTVKHWFNEWNTRGKVLAWDIKQFFHKDNQTIVEWHFKNKMNEGKVEEFDGISLIVWTADNKIKALKEFGCNCNNYNPYKESETPLFRDEKANWF